Genomic DNA from Thermoanaerobaculum aquaticum:
TTCCCGCGGGGCGGTGCGCCCCTTGGAGATGAATTTCACCGCGTCCCCGGGGATGCCGAGGATGAAGCGGTCCACGTAGGGGTTGTGCTGGCGTCCCACCAGCAGGGCGCAGGGGATACCCCGGGCCGCCAGGGCGGTGACGTACAGGGCCCAGGCCCCCAGGTGGGCGGTGACCACGACGGCGCCTTTCCCCTGGGCCAGAGCCTCCCTGAGCTCCTGTTCGCCTTGCACCGCTACCAGCTCCCCCACCCGCCGGCGGTCCCGCCCGGCAAAGCGCACGAACTCCGCCACCGTGCGGCCAAAGTTGCGGGCGGCGGCAGCCGCTAAACGTTGGCGTTCCCGCAACGAAAGTTCAGGAAAAGCTATTTCCAGGTTGGCAAACACCAGCTGCCGGCGAATTCGCAGCCACCAGCCCACCTGCCCCACCACTGCTCCCAGGGCCAGGGCCCAGGGGCGCGGGAGAGCGCGAAAGAAAAGGGCCAAAAGCCAAAGCCCGGCGTACTCGGCCAGGTGGCGCGCCTTCATGGCCGACCGTTGAGCTCCGGGAGGGCCTGCCTGGCTTCCTGCATGAGCTGACGGAACCCTTCGCGGTCCCCGGCTTCCACCAGCTTGACCAGCTCCTCCAGGCTTTTTCTCGTGGCCTCGTAAACCTGATGGCGGTGGGGGTTCAAGCGTTGGATGTCCAGGTACAGGTCGGGATCCTCGGACAACACCGAAGCGGCGGTGGCGGCCTGGCGTTCGAAGGTGGTGGAGGCGCAAGCGGCCAGCTCCCGGGGGTCCAAGCCGGAAGCGGCAAGAGCGCGGCCAAAGAGCATACCGGTGAGGTGCGCCAGCCCCAGAAGCCAACCCATGAGCCGGTCGTGGTGGGGGAAGGGCACGGGGATCACG
This window encodes:
- a CDS encoding lysophospholipid acyltransferase family protein, producing the protein MKARHLAEYAGLWLLALFFRALPRPWALALGAVVGQVGWWLRIRRQLVFANLEIAFPELSLRERQRLAAAAARNFGRTVAEFVRFAGRDRRRVGELVAVQGEQELREALAQGKGAVVVTAHLGAWALYVTALAARGIPCALLVGRQHNPYVDRFILGIPGDAVKFISKGRTAPREILKSLQEGRVVVMVADQDAGPRGTFAPFFGRPVSTLPLPG